The Salvia splendens isolate huo1 chromosome 20, SspV2, whole genome shotgun sequence nucleotide sequence cggctccgacgatcacccctccgactctcGCGGTTGGAACTACGgatggttcggctcacaaccatttcctagtccggaaactcAATTTTctcttatgtaatttttattttttaggattttaattatgtaatttttaattttttttgtaatttgtaatagtattccgagtatttttaatggattttaatattgtagaaatgtttttatattaattgaataatagaatggtggaacCCTTGAGCATATCCTTGCAGAAGAGTATGAATGTGGGTGTTATGCTATTGCCTAAGAGCATAGagtaaaaagtaataaaagtgaatCTGGGCCCACATCCGTACTCTTTGGAAGAATATGGATGGGATGCCATCACCATATATTtgtccttagagcatctccaatggcggacgtccggtcggacgtgcgcgacgggcgaccgggacgtccgccattgtggcaggggaggtcggatacggacatcccgtgaggacgtcggcgCGATgagcgggcggacgtccgccattgtggcgtgggtcggacgtccgggtcgtacgtcggcgcgacgggcgggcgggcggacgtccgccattgcgggaagtcctagtgggaagggcgatgggaagggcggattgtgaaggggatgtcctagtgacttGGCAGTGGGATGTGAAGTCCTAATGACGTGGCGGGAGGTGTTTTCGGGATGTCCTAATGGATGTCCGAGTgagacatccgcccactggagatgctcttatccAGACAAAGGCAGTTTCATCACGTGCCCCGGCGTCATTCCTAGCAGGGTAAAATGGTAAATTTAGCGCTGCAAAACAACGGGCCGAAACTAATTACCGTTTCTTTCCTGCTAAAAATAACGGCTAGTATTCTTCTACCTCTCGCTCACCAAGATTCAAATCTCACCTTTCTAACTGTGATTGCCAAAATAATTATCCAATTTCTTTTAAATCTGATTAATCTCACATTTACAAAAGATATTAGTGGATTATCAAATATTGaatatttttctcaattataATTCAGTAGTGTGGTACGTACATATGTAAGAGTTAAAGAAGCCAGAGAATAGGTTGtcacttaattaaattaataatatggtTTGGATTAGGTGTATTTTTGAACTGCCACATTAGGAATCAAAATATGAGAATGTTACGTTCAGCTTTATGTGTGCACATTCATGTTCCATTTGCGTTTCTACAACACAGAAAATAATAATTGCACATGAGGAAACCATCTTTCATATGTCATGattttaatactcctatataataGGATAATCTCGCTCAATATGAAAATTTAGCCAGAAAAAAACAAAACGAAATTCACCATCAATCTATTTTTGACGTATTACAACGACACCACATATATATGAAGATCAATGGCTATCGTATTTAGCCATTAAATAATGTAAAAAGGTAATTATTAGAACCTATTAGGCCAAAAAAAGAATGTAATAAGTTTCTAAacttataaaatttaatattttaattcatttttacaCATGAAAAAAGATGTGTGGAAAATCCACTACTCTCTCTCCTCATTGTTTCTCTCCACTCCTCCCTTTCTAAATTTACCTCCATTGACGCCTTTCTCGAGTTAATTCCCTTaaatttcttcttattttttaGCTCATTAATTTATCACTTCACGTTAATTCAACGatatttgtgaatttgatgGGATTCGATTCGATTCGTTGCCCCTCTGCATACAATAATAATTCGCCTGATCCGATCTTCCTGTTTTCCATTTTTGATTTACCGCCGCGCTGCAAGGTCGTGTAATTTAATTCCTAATCCCGCATTGATGCAATGAAAATGGTTGTAAATGTTGCATGTGTGTTGCGCTACGTTCGTATGCGGCATTCGCCAATGGCATAAATGTTTGCAACTGTAGACGGTGATCCGCGGTTGCGTGAATCGGCGTAGACACATTCGCGAGTAATTCGtgtgaaaatttgaatttggagGGGAGCTGCGAAGGGGGTAATCTGCAAGCATTTTTCGCCGACTTTTCGGCTCAGGTAAATTGATGATAGAATGATTTTCTGCCTTCATTTTGTTTTTGCTTTCCTAGTTTTGGTGACAAGCTCTTTGATTATTAGGATATGGATCATTGTATGTTAAGAGCATGTTAAATCTGTTAATTCGGCTTGACTTGACGTTAATTTGTGAAAATGCGTTATGATGAACAAATTGTATGAGTCTTATGTTAGGGATTGAGTGCTGGTTTTGATAGAGGTGTTATAATGCGAAATAAATTGCAGGTAGTGGAGAATTTGTTATAAAGGGCGGATCGATTTCCAAATGTCGAGGATATATAATCCTGGAAAGCAGAAACCTGCATCTCTATGGCAAAAAAATAAGTAAGTTCGCtcattatttaatgtttttggACATGATGTAAACTTGATTCCGGAAGGAGAAAAAAGGGAAGGATCTGTTCTGCAGTTTATGTATTGGAAGCTCAAAGAGTTGCAGCTATGTAGTTTTGACACAGAAGTAGCGATCATTTTCCTGTGTTCTAACAAACAAATAAACTCATAGCTCACTGCTTGGAACCACTGCCCACTAGCTCGTGGATTTGAATGCTTTGAATCATAAGGGAATTCAAGTTGCTAAAATATAACCATTGTCTTGCTATATAATGCAAAATTCTATGTAAAAGGATATGTTAGGTAATTGTAATAACTAAAATTATGTCTATTTTCAGGGAATTATTAAAGTCAACTGGAGATGCTGGAACGGATGATTCAGAGAAGATGGCAGCGAGGGTTGCTCAATTGGTCGAACAGCTACATTCCAATGCATCCTCATATGAGAGAGAACTCACTACAGCTCGTTTGCTAGGTATAGCCAAAGCGAGAAAGGAAGGACGAACTCTCATTGGATCTCATGCCCAGACAATGCCACTGTTGGTATCTATTCTTCGAAATGGTTCTATACAGGCAAAAGTAAATGTTGCTGCAACAATGAGTGCCCTGTGTAAAGAAGAGGATTTAAGATTAAAGGTGCTTCTGGGTGGATGTATTCCCCATTTACTCTCATTATTGAAGTCTGATGCAACAGAAGCTAGAAAAGCCGCTGCAGAGGCATTATGTGAAGTATCTTCAGGTGGACTTTCAGATGATCATGTGGgcatgaaaatatttgttacGGAGGGTGTGGTGTCGTCCTTATGGGAGGCATTGAATGCAAAGTATAACCAGGAAAAGGTGGTGGAAGGATATATTACAGGGGCACTGAGAAATCTTTGTGGGGATAAAAATGGGTTCTTGATGAAAAGTCTTGATGCTGGGGGAGTGGATTTGATTGTCAACCTTCTACATTCCGATAATCCTACTTCTCAGTCCAATGCTGCCTCTCTCCTAGCACGCTTGGTATCGGCTTTCCCAGATAGCATACCAAAAATAGTTGATTCTGGGGTAATCCAAGTTTTGCTCTGCCTGCTAAGTGAACAGAAAGATGTTTCAGTAAGAGCCAGTGCTGCTGAAGCATTAGAGTCCCTTTCTTTAAAATCAGAGAATGCTAAGCAAGCTATTATTGATTCACAAGGTATGCAAATACTAATTGGAGGTGTAGTTGCTCCTTCCAAAGAAGGTGTGCAAGGAGAGTGGGGGCAGGCTCTTCAGAAGCACTCAGCATTTGCTTTAGCAAACATCTCTGGGGGTATGTTGGCATTAATAATTCACCTAGCAGAACTTTCTCATTCACCAAGGTTAGCAGCTCCAGTTCCTGATATTCTAGGTTCACTTGCTTATGTGTTAATGGTTTTCAAGACGAGTCATGATGAACAACCATTTAAGTTAACCAAGGTCGAAGGTATTTTAGTTGCGCTTTTGAAGCCTAGAGACAATAAACTGGTACAGGACCGAATTCTTGAGGCAATGGCCAGTCTATATGGAAATCCTCATCTTTCAGTTGCAATCAATCAGTCAGAAGCTAAAAGGGTGCTTGTTGGGATCATAACTATGGCTACTGGTGATGCTCaagaatatttaattttgtcgCTAGTACAATTATCTACTGAAGAGGTAACTGTGTGGGAGGCCTTGGGAAGGAGAGAAGGAATTCAGATACTGATTTCAGCCCTGGGTTTGTCCGGTGAACAGCACCAAGAGTACGCGGTTGAAATGCTTGCAATCCTGACTGAACAAGTGGATGACAGCAAGTGGGCTATCACCGCAGCTGGTGGAATTCCACCACTTGTGCAGTTAGTAGAATCTGGGTCCCAGAAGGCAAGGGAAGTTGCAACTAATATTTTGGCGAACTTGGGCTCTCACAGCGAAGATGTTCGAGCTTGTGTAGTAAGTTCTGGAGCTATCCCTGCATTTGTGTGGCTTTTAAAGCATGGTGGAGCAAAGGCGCAAGAAGCTGCGGCTGATGCCCTTATAAAGCTTGTTCAAGATGCTGATTCAGCCACAATCAACCAATTGTCAGTTCTGCTCTATGGGGACCCTCCAAGCTCTAAGGTCCACGTCATCAAAGTTTTAGGACATATACTTGGTGTAGCATCATGTGATGATCTTGTGGATCAGGGTGGTGCTGCTAACACAGGTTTGAGATCACTCGTTCAGATTCTAAACTCATCAAATGAGAAGACACAGGAGTACACAGCATCTGTTTTGGCAGATTTATTCAACCATAGGCAAGACATATGTGATAGCCTTGCAACAGATGAGGTTATTAATCCATGCATGCAGCTTTTAACTAGCAAAACTCAAGGCATTGCAACTCAGTCAGCTCGAGCATTGGGTGCTTTATCTCGACCTACCAAGTCTACAAATAAGATGTCTTATATGGCAGATGGTGATGTTAAGCGCTTAATCGAGTTAGCCAAAACATCATCAGTTGATTCTGCAGAAACTGCAATGGCCCCTTTAGCTAATCTATTGTCAGATCCTAAGGTAGCTGCAGGAGCATTGGCTGAGGATGTTGTTTCAGCTATAACAAGAGTCTTAGAAGAAGGATCATTAGAGGGTAAGAAGAATGCTTCAAGAGCTCTTTCCCAATTATTGAGGCATTTTCCAGTTGGGGATGTACTTACTGGGGGTGGCCAATGCCGGTTTGCTGTTCTTGCTCTTGTTGAATCTTTAAATGCAATGGATACGGGTAGCAGTGATGCTGCTGATGTGTTAGAGGCTGTTTCACTGTTGTCTCGGATGAAGCAGGTCCGCAACTCAAGTTACTCACCGTGGTATGCCCTTTCTGAAGTTCCATCAGGCTTAGAGCCTCTGGTCCGTTGCTTGTGTGAGGGACAGGTCACAATGCAAGATAAAGCAATAGAAGTTTTGTCTAGACTTTCTGGGGAACAACCAATTAGGCTAGGTGATTTATTGCTCTCATATTCTAGATCAATTGGTGCATTGGCCAATAGAGTAGTCAAATCGAGAAGTCTAGAAGTGACAGTTGGAGGAACAGCACTGCTAATATGTGCCACCAAGTTACATAGAGCTCGATCAATGGATATACTCGATAGATCTGGATGTATGAAATCTCtaatttatgcattattagatatggtCAAGGAAAATTCTTCTCCCTATTCTCCTGAGCTCGAAATTAAAACTTCGAGAACCTATAGGGATAGATCAGCTTTTCGGAATGGAGATGAATATTATGTGCCTGATCCTGGAACTGTATTGGGAGGTACTGTCGCCTTGTGGTTGCTCTGCTTAATTTCTTCATCTCATCCAGAGAACAAAAGTACTCTGATGGAAGCTGGGGGACTGGAAATCCTACTTGACAAGCTTGCAAGACACACTAACAATGAACTGGTACAGTGAATTGTTTCTGCTACAATTTCTTGGGCATACATATTATCCCCGTTAATTTCTTCCACTATGCCTTATTTCTCATAGCATATATGTGCACCGAAGGtttatatttctatatattGTGTTTGCATTATATCTATATACTTCTTACAATTTGTTAATCTGTCAATTCCATGTTTCTCTTGTTGTGActgatttttttgtaattatatacatatatatgcttCCTGAAAGTTGACTTCTCATTTCAGGCTGAGTTTGAGGACTCAGAGGGAACATGGATAGGCACTGCTCTTGCAGCTGTACTATTCCAGGATTATAAAATCGTCTCATCTCCAATGACGATGCATTTTGTGCCCTCACTTGCTGCCCTTTTGAAGTCAGACGAAGTGACTGAAAGGTTCTTTGCTGCTCAGGCATTTGCTAGTATTGTTTTCCACCGGGACAAAGGAATAAACCTTGCAATAGCCAACTCAGGTGCAGTAGCTGGGTTAGTACCCCTAGTTGGGCACTTGGAATCAGATATGCCGAATCTGATAGCATTATCTGAAGAGTTTTCTTTGGCAAAGAATCCTGACCTCGTTGTTCTGGATAATCTATTCCAGATTGATGAAGTAAGATCAGGTTCAGTTGCTCGGAAGACCATTCCATTGCTTGTTGATTTGCTGAAACCCATGCCAGATAGATCTGGGGCCCCTCCATCTGCTGTTCGCCTTTTAATTCAGATTGCAGATGGAAATGATACCAATAAACAACTCATGGCCGAAGCTGGGGTCCTGGATGCTTTGACTAAATACCTATCTTTGAGCCCTCAAGACTTAGTAGAGGCGACTATATCTGAGTTATTAAGGATATTGTTTACTAATCACGATCTTATTCGATATGGGGCAGCAATTAGTTGCATGAATCAACTTATTTCTGTTCTCCATTTGGGATCAAGAAACGCTAGATTAAGTGCTGCTAGAGCCTTAATAGAACTCTTTTATGCTGACAATATAAGAGATAATGAATTATCAACACAAGCAATTCAGCCTTTGGCTGCCATGCTTGATGCTCATTCAGAAAGTGAACAAGAGGCTGCTTTATGTGCTTTAGTTAAGTTGACTTCAGATAGCAACACAAAGACATCTATGCTGGCTGAAGTGGAAGGAAATCCTGTTCATAGCCTTAGCAGTATCCTCTTCTCTGGTTCTACTTTGAAATTGAAATGTGATGCTGCAGAACTATGCCGTGTGCTTTTTGGTAATTCTAAATTCAGAGAAATCCGAATTGCCTCAGAATGCTCAGAACCCTTGATATTGCTGATGCAGTCTGAAAGTGAAAAGGCAGTAGAGGCTGCTGTTTGTGCTTTTGAGAGACTGTTGGATGATGAACGACTACTGGAAATCAAATCAAGACATGATTTTATAAGTATGCTTGTTGCTCTAGTATCTGGCTCAAATTATCGTCTTATTGAAGCAAGCATCAGTTCGCTTATTAAATTGGGTAAAGACAGAACTCCACGAAAGTTGGATATGGTCAATGCTGGAGTTATAGATAAATGCCTTGAGTTACTCCCAACTGCTTCAAGTTCATTGTGTGCGCTGATTGCAGAAATATTCCGCATCTTGACAAACAGTAGCGTCATTTCAAAAAGCTCAGCAGCCTTAAAAATTGTGGAACCTCTGTTTACGGTGCTCCTTAGGAAAGATTTTGGACTGTGGGGGCATCATAGTGCACTGCAAGCGCTTGTTAACATTTTGGAGAAACCACATAGTCTTTCGGCTTTGAAACTTAGTCCTAGTCAAGTCATTGAACCTCTAACCTCATTTCTTGAATCCCCATCTCAAGCTATCCAGCAGCTTGGTGCAGAGTTGCTGTCTCATCTTCTTGCACAAGAACATTTTAAGAAAGATATAACCACAAGAAACGCAATTGCTCCTCTTGTCCATCTTGCTGGACTTGGCATATTCAACATACAAAAAACTGCAATAAAGGCACTGGAAAGTATCTCTTTCAGTTGGCCTAAGGCAGTTTACGATGCAGGTGGTATAGTTGAAATTTCCAAAGTCCTTGTTCAAAACAACCCTTTGCCCCCTGTGGATTTATGGGAATCTGCTGCCGTAGTACTCTCGAATATTCTTCGGTCTGATTCTGGATACTATCTCCGTGTTCCAGCTGATGCACTTGTGAAGATGTTGTACTCGACTGCAGAGAACACAATTAAGGCTGCACTAAACGCTCTCATTGTTCAAGAGAAGACAGATGCCTCGAGTGCTGAACTGATGGCTGAAGCCGGTGCTATAGATGCATTGTTGGACTTACTAAGGTCACACCGGTGTGAAGAATTAGCAGCAAGGCTACTAGAAGCGTTATTCAATAATACACGAATACGGGAATCAAAGGCTTCTAAATATTCAATCGCACCCCTATCTCAGTATTTGCTGGACCCTCAAACAAAATCACAAACTGGTAAACTTCTCGCAGCTCTTGCACT carries:
- the LOC121782362 gene encoding protein CELLULOSE SYNTHASE INTERACTIVE 3 isoform X1 → MSRIYNPGKQKPASLWQKNKELLKSTGDAGTDDSEKMAARVAQLVEQLHSNASSYERELTTARLLGIAKARKEGRTLIGSHAQTMPLLVSILRNGSIQAKVNVAATMSALCKEEDLRLKVLLGGCIPHLLSLLKSDATEARKAAAEALCEVSSGGLSDDHVGMKIFVTEGVVSSLWEALNAKYNQEKVVEGYITGALRNLCGDKNGFLMKSLDAGGVDLIVNLLHSDNPTSQSNAASLLARLVSAFPDSIPKIVDSGVIQVLLCLLSEQKDVSVRASAAEALESLSLKSENAKQAIIDSQGMQILIGGVVAPSKEGVQGEWGQALQKHSAFALANISGGMLALIIHLAELSHSPRLAAPVPDILGSLAYVLMVFKTSHDEQPFKLTKVEGILVALLKPRDNKLVQDRILEAMASLYGNPHLSVAINQSEAKRVLVGIITMATGDAQEYLILSLVQLSTEEVTVWEALGRREGIQILISALGLSGEQHQEYAVEMLAILTEQVDDSKWAITAAGGIPPLVQLVESGSQKAREVATNILANLGSHSEDVRACVVSSGAIPAFVWLLKHGGAKAQEAAADALIKLVQDADSATINQLSVLLYGDPPSSKVHVIKVLGHILGVASCDDLVDQGGAANTGLRSLVQILNSSNEKTQEYTASVLADLFNHRQDICDSLATDEVINPCMQLLTSKTQGIATQSARALGALSRPTKSTNKMSYMADGDVKRLIELAKTSSVDSAETAMAPLANLLSDPKVAAGALAEDVVSAITRVLEEGSLEGKKNASRALSQLLRHFPVGDVLTGGGQCRFAVLALVESLNAMDTGSSDAADVLEAVSLLSRMKQVRNSSYSPWYALSEVPSGLEPLVRCLCEGQVTMQDKAIEVLSRLSGEQPIRLGDLLLSYSRSIGALANRVVKSRSLEVTVGGTALLICATKLHRARSMDILDRSGCMKSLIYALLDMVKENSSPYSPELEIKTSRTYRDRSAFRNGDEYYVPDPGTVLGGTVALWLLCLISSSHPENKSTLMEAGGLEILLDKLARHTNNELAEFEDSEGTWIGTALAAVLFQDYKIVSSPMTMHFVPSLAALLKSDEVTERFFAAQAFASIVFHRDKGINLAIANSGAVAGLVPLVGHLESDMPNLIALSEEFSLAKNPDLVVLDNLFQIDEVRSGSVARKTIPLLVDLLKPMPDRSGAPPSAVRLLIQIADGNDTNKQLMAEAGVLDALTKYLSLSPQDLVEATISELLRILFTNHDLIRYGAAISCMNQLISVLHLGSRNARLSAARALIELFYADNIRDNELSTQAIQPLAAMLDAHSESEQEAALCALVKLTSDSNTKTSMLAEVEGNPVHSLSSILFSGSTLKLKCDAAELCRVLFGNSKFREIRIASECSEPLILLMQSESEKAVEAAVCAFERLLDDERLLEIKSRHDFISMLVALVSGSNYRLIEASISSLIKLGKDRTPRKLDMVNAGVIDKCLELLPTASSSLCALIAEIFRILTNSSVISKSSAALKIVEPLFTVLLRKDFGLWGHHSALQALVNILEKPHSLSALKLSPSQVIEPLTSFLESPSQAIQQLGAELLSHLLAQEHFKKDITTRNAIAPLVHLAGLGIFNIQKTAIKALESISFSWPKAVYDAGGIVEISKVLVQNNPLPPVDLWESAAVVLSNILRSDSGYYLRVPADALVKMLYSTAENTIKAALNALIVQEKTDASSAELMAEAGAIDALLDLLRSHRCEELAARLLEALFNNTRIRESKASKYSIAPLSQYLLDPQTKSQTGKLLAALALGDLSQHEGLARASVSVSACRALVSLLEDQPTEEMKMVAVCALQNFVVRSRSNRKAVAEAGGVLVIQELVMSPDPELAGQASMLIKFLFSNHTLQEYVSTELIRSLTAALERELWSAATVNEEVLRTILVIFSNFQKLHISEAATLCIPHLVTALRSGSETAQDITLTTLCLLKHSWSTMPLDVSKSQAMVAAEAIPILQKLMKSCPASFPERVESLLSSLPGCLTVTIIRANNLRQVLGGTNAFCRLTIGHGPPRRTKVVNHSTSPEWNEAFTWAFDVPPKGQKLHIVCRNKSTFGKSTLGKITIQIDKIVNEGLHSGVFNLSHHDKDGCMKEGYSGLFGLGGGGSNHDKDKDSSSHKEGSSGRLHLSNSFGGHSDKDKDSSSHKEGQGGFFGLGHSFSGHSRSHSQSDKDKDGSSHKDKDSSSHKEGLSGFFGLSHSFSGYSSHSRNNSDKDSSIPKDKDSSSQNDKDSSSHKEGHGGLFGISHSFGGHSHSQHKDKDESSQKEGHSGLFGLGQSHSHHYDRHKDKDKDKDSSTHKESSERTLEFEITWSHRVE
- the LOC121782362 gene encoding protein CELLULOSE SYNTHASE INTERACTIVE 3 isoform X2 — its product is MSRIYNPGKQKPASLWQKNKELLKSTGDAGTDDSEKMAARVAQLVEQLHSNASSYERELTTARLLGIAKARKEGRTLIGSHAQTMPLLVSILRNGSIQAKVNVAATMSALCKEEDLRLKVLLGGCIPHLLSLLKSDATEARKAAAEALCEVSSGGLSDDHVGMKIFVTEGVVSSLWEALNAKYNQEKVVEGYITGALRNLCGDKNGFLMKSLDAGGVDLIVNLLHSDNPTSQSNAASLLARLVSAFPDSIPKIVDSGVIQVLLCLLSEQKDVSVRASAAEALESLSLKSENAKQAIIDSQGMQILIGGVVAPSKEGVQGEWGQALQKHSAFALANISGGMLALIIHLAELSHSPRLAAPVPDILGSLAYVLMVFKTSHDEQPFKLTKVEGILVALLKPRDNKLVQDRILEAMASLYGNPHLSVAINQSEAKRVLVGIITMATGDAQEYLILSLVQLSTEEVTVWEALGRREGIQILISALGLSGEQHQEYAVEMLAILTEQVDDSKWAITAAGGIPPLVQLVESGSQKAREVATNILANLGSHSEDVRACVVSSGAIPAFVWLLKHGGAKAQEAAADALIKLVQDADSATINQLSVLLYGDPPSSKVHVIKVLGHILGVASCDDLVDQGGAANTGLRSLVQILNSSNEKTQEYTASVLADLFNHRQDICDSLATDEVINPCMQLLTSKTQGIATQSARALGALSRPTKSTNKMSYMADGDVKRLIELAKTSSVDSAETAMAPLANLLSDPKVAAGALAEDVVSAITRVLEEGSLEGKKNASRALSQLLRHFPVGDVLTGGGQCRFAVLALVESLNAMDTGSSDAADVLEAVSLLSRMKQVRNSSYSPWYALSEVPSGLEPLVRCLCEGQVTMQDKAIEVLSRLSGEQPIRLGDLLLSYSRSIGALANRVVKSRSLEVTVGGTALLICATKLHRARSMDILDRSGCMKSLIYALLDMVKENSSPYSPELEIKTSRTYRDRSAFRNGDEYYVPDPGTVLGGTVALWLLCLISSSHPENKSTLMEAGGLEILLDKLARHTNNELAEFEDSEGTWIGTALAAVLFQDYKIVSSPMTMHFVPSLAALLKSDEVTERFFAAQAFASIVFHRDKGINLAIANSGAVAGLVPLVGHLESDMPNLIALSEEFSLAKNPDLVVLDNLFQIDEVRSGSVARKTIPLLVDLLKPMPDRSGAPPSAVRLLIQIADGNDTNKQLMAEAGVLDALTKYLSLSPQDLVEATISELLRILFTNHDLIRYGAAISCMNQLISVLHLGSRNARLSAARALIELFYADNIRDNELSTQAIQPLAAMLDAHSESEQEAALCALVKLTSDSNTKTSMLAEVEGNPVHSLSSILFSGSTLKLKCDAAELCRVLFGNSKFREIRIASECSEPLILLMQSESEKAVEAAVCAFERLLDDERLLEIKSRHDFISMLVALVSGSNYRLIEASISSLIKLGKDRTPRKLDMVNAGVIDKCLELLPTASSSLCALIAEIFRILTNSSVISKSSAALKIVEPLFTVLLRKDFGLWGHHSALQALVNILEKPHSLSALKLSPSQVIEPLTSFLESPSQAIQQLGAELLSHLLAQEHFKKDITTRNAIAPLVHLAGLGIFNIQKTAIKALESISFSWPKAVYDAGGIVEISKVLVQNNPLPPVDLWESAAVVLSNILRSDSGYYLRVPADALVKMLYSTAENTIKAALNALIVQEKTDASSAELMAEAGAIDALLDLLRSHRCEELAARLLEALFNNTRIRESKASKYSIAPLSQYLLDPQTKSQTGKLLAALALGDLSQHEGLARASVSVSACRALVSLLEDQPTEEMKMVAVCALQNFVVRSRSNRKAVAEAGGVLVIQELVMSPDPELAGQASMLIKFLFSNHTLQEYVSTELIRSLTAALERELWSAATVNEEVLRTILVIFSNFQKLHISEAATLCIPHLVTALRSGSETAQDITLTTLCLLKHSWSTMPLDVSKSQAMVAAEAIPILQKLMKSCPASFPERVESLLSSLPGCLTVTIIRANNLRQVLGGTNAFCRLTIGHGPPRRTKVVNHSTSPEWNEAFTWAFDVPPKGQKLHIVCRNKKYSR